GCCGGCCATCGGAAAAGTTGTCTTCGATCACCCATTGGCAAAACGGCTCACAGGTGACCGGCCATTCGTCGTGTAACCCGAATTCATCGGTGAGGTACTGGATGTCCGCCGGCGTGGTGACTGGTGTGATTCGGTCAACCATGGCGTTGGGGAAACTCACCTCGCTTTCAATCCACTTCGCAAGCTCGGGATCTTGTTGACGAGCGAAGCCAAGCACCATTTTTTGGGTCAGGTTTCCATTGTGCTGGATATTGTCGCACGACTGGACAGTGAAAGCTGGGAGACCTTGGTCACGTCGTTTACGGAGCGCGGCGGTCAGGAATCCAAAGACCAGTTTGGGCTGTAATGGATTCTCGATGTCATGTTGTGCGTCTGGGTTGGACAGGTCGAATTCACCAGTGTCGGAGTCCACATTGTAGCCTCCTTCAGTGATGGTCAACGAAACGATCTTCGTGTCCGGACTTGCCATTCGGTCGATGACAGCCTCCGGATCATCACACCCCATCATGAAGTCCATTAAGGATCCAATGACCCGGTTTTCAATCTTCCCGTCCGGATGTTTGATGATCAGCGTGTAGAGGAAGTCCTGGTTCTTTAAAATCGTCGCGATCTTGCCATCGGCATCCCGCAAACCGACGCCGCAGATACCCCAGTTCGAATCGCCGCCGCTCTCAAGCAGTGCATCTGTGTAGAACGCTTCGTGTGATCGATGAAACCCGCCAACGCCCACGTGCACGATTCCTGCGGTCAGGTTGGTGCGGTCGTAAGTGGGACGCACGATGTCGCTAGGCAGTCGTGATAGGTTTTCCTGACTGAGTTGGATCGACGTGCTCATGAGGTTCTCGTGGGGGTTAGATGTCGGTTATTCGTTTTCGTTACTGCTCAGTCTGCACAATGCAAATTCAGTGCCTTCTTACGGCGAAGCACCCAGTAAGCGGTTGCGAAATAGGAAATCGTGAAAACGAATCCCCAAGTGTAGAAGATCGCTGCGTTGGTGTCGTAGGTGCCCAAGTCGGGGCTACGGAACATGACGTTCAGTGCCAAGACGAGGGTGAGGGTTAGGCTGGACCACGCCAAAACTTGTAGTGTTTTGGTGAAGTTCGAGATGTCTTGCACGTGTTCGCCCTCCGACAGTGCTTGCTTGGCTTGATACTCCTTGACCGCCACATTCAGTTCTCGCTCTTTTTCCTCCTCAACGGGATACTTCTCCGCAGCGCCATAGCCCTTGGCCAAAACTGTGTAGCACACGATCGTGAACAGCCACGTGGGCAGGAACAGATAGAAGAATGACATCACGTTCATGGCATTGAGTCCGAAGCCAAAGATCAGCCCAGCGATCCAAGACGCGACTGCCGGCGTGCTGTGGTTCATTTTTCGGTAGGTCAGCCAATAGCGGGTGAATCCGATGCGTGGGAAGACGACATGTTCGGCAAACACAATGCCGCCAACGGGGACAACAATCAGTCCTGCGTAGGTCAATAGAGGCAACATCTGGCTGAACACAAACGGAAAACAGGCGATGACAACAGTGATGCAACCGACCGTAAGTGTCACTTTTTGACGAGAATGGTTGTGGAAAATCGCTTGAGCCGCCAAGCCGGCGCGGTAGAGGTTCGCGTTGGCTGTCGTCCAT
The sequence above is drawn from the Neorhodopirellula lusitana genome and encodes:
- a CDS encoding mannitol dehydrogenase family protein, whose translation is MSTSIQLSQENLSRLPSDIVRPTYDRTNLTAGIVHVGVGGFHRSHEAFYTDALLESGGDSNWGICGVGLRDADGKIATILKNQDFLYTLIIKHPDGKIENRVIGSLMDFMMGCDDPEAVIDRMASPDTKIVSLTITEGGYNVDSDTGEFDLSNPDAQHDIENPLQPKLVFGFLTAALRKRRDQGLPAFTVQSCDNIQHNGNLTQKMVLGFARQQDPELAKWIESEVSFPNAMVDRITPVTTPADIQYLTDEFGLHDEWPVTCEPFCQWVIEDNFSDGRPPWEKVGAQFVPDVTPYEKMKLRLLNAGHSVLGILGSIYGHGTIDECVSDTLFSTYLRKFMDIEATPTLDEVTGIDLDAYKDTLIERFGNPNIKDNLARICLESSSKLPVFLIPTVKENLDKGGSIEFAALVLATWCYYSDKGINQHGDELEIVDELKDTLHQAAQQTSDDRLSFLKVKAVFGDLADNKRFAETYEKMVDTVYEQPDVSLQMRKMLEG